In one Umezawaea sp. Da 62-37 genomic region, the following are encoded:
- a CDS encoding SDR family NAD(P)-dependent oxidoreductase: MQITSTAAIVTGGASGLGGATARALAVKGAKVFALDLPAAIEKAEAVEGVTYLAADVTSPEQVQAAVDTAAGSGAPLRIVVNCAGIGPSTRTVGKSGPHDLDLYRKVIEINLVGTFNVLRLAAEAIGRTEPLEDGQRGVVINTASIAAFDGQIGQVAYASSKAAVVGMTLPAARDLSSVGVRVMTIAPGIVDTPMLATVSDDFRAGLAAGVPFPKRLALPAEYAQLALTIVEHDYLNGEVIRMDGALRMAPR, from the coding sequence ATGCAGATCACGAGTACCGCGGCGATCGTGACGGGTGGTGCGTCCGGCCTCGGTGGAGCGACGGCTCGCGCCTTGGCGGTCAAGGGGGCGAAGGTGTTCGCGCTCGACCTGCCTGCGGCCATCGAGAAGGCCGAGGCCGTCGAGGGCGTGACCTACCTGGCCGCCGACGTGACCTCCCCCGAGCAGGTCCAGGCGGCCGTCGACACCGCGGCGGGCTCCGGCGCCCCGCTCCGGATCGTCGTCAACTGCGCGGGCATCGGCCCGTCGACCAGGACCGTCGGCAAGAGCGGTCCGCACGACCTCGACCTGTACCGCAAGGTCATCGAGATCAACCTCGTCGGCACGTTCAACGTGCTGCGCCTGGCCGCGGAGGCGATCGGCAGGACCGAGCCGCTGGAGGACGGGCAGCGCGGCGTCGTCATCAACACCGCCTCCATCGCCGCGTTCGACGGCCAGATCGGCCAGGTCGCCTACGCCTCGTCCAAGGCCGCCGTCGTCGGCATGACCCTGCCCGCCGCGCGCGACCTGTCGTCCGTCGGCGTCCGCGTGATGACCATCGCGCCCGGCATCGTCGACACCCCGATGCTCGCCACCGTGTCCGACGACTTCCGCGCGGGCCTGGCCGCGGGCGTCCCGTTCCCGAAGCGCCTCGCCCTGCCCGCCGAGTACGCGCAGCTCGCGCTGACCATCGTCGAGCACGACTACCTCAACGGCGAGGTCATCCGCATGGACGGCGCGCTCCGGATGGCGCCCCGCTAG